The genomic region CCAGTTTTATTTCCATCTCGCGCGCCGCAGATTTATCTTTGGCTAACTATTTGCGTTGATTGTGATATAAATCGTATTGCGTCTTTAACTGTTTTGTTCGCATGATACCAAGGGTAGTATGCGACACAGAACCTTTCGACCGTCGGAGAATTGCGGGAATGGAAACCGAAAACGTCGCCGAGAATGAAACACCTGAATCCGTTGTCGTGGAAACACGCTTCGGCGACATCGAGTTCAGCTGGGACAAAGGCATCTATATGCCGGTCGGTCTCCTTGGCTTTCCTGAACACCATGTTTTCGGACTGGCCAACATCCCCAACACATCACTTGATCAGTTCAAGCTTTATCAAAGCCTGACGGATGCAAGCCTGTCCTTTATCGTCGCACCGTACAATATGGAAAGCGGTGTTTACGCGGACAAAGACCTGATGACTGCGCAGAAAAGTCTCGCGATCGAAGCCGCAG from Thalassospira sp. ER-Se-21-Dark harbors:
- a CDS encoding flagellar assembly protein FliW → METENVAENETPESVVVETRFGDIEFSWDKGIYMPVGLLGFPEHHVFGLANIPNTSLDQFKLYQSLTDASLSFIVAPYNMESGVYADKDLMTAQKSLAIEAADMAILMVVTIRSAPSGQGITMSTNLRAPILVDTARQVAWQHILPNEKYSVQHDL